The following are encoded in a window of Doryrhamphus excisus isolate RoL2022-K1 chromosome 16, RoL_Dexc_1.0, whole genome shotgun sequence genomic DNA:
- the LOC131104962 gene encoding fibronectin type III domain-containing protein 4-like isoform X2 — protein MPASCHPDPGLLLLLQLGCWMVGGTVPAAPVNVSVTQLRAHSAMVTWNVPQGDTVIGYAISQQRQDGLMQRSIREVNTSSRWCVLWDLDEDTHYSVQVQSVGPHGDSQPSQALHFRTLERTDHYPAGVLDHHEPAMEGLGMTPHLQTGELLIITTVLLLWAAVIALFCRQYDIIKDNDSNGTREKAKRPLVQTASSYYNASAPSSPIYHNGAVRSGRNVRMHD, from the exons ATGCCCGCGTCTTGTCACCCGGACCCCGggctgctgctcctgctgcagCTGGGCTGCTGGATGGTTGGTGGAA CTGTGCCAGCTGCCCCGGTGAACGTGTCCGTGACCCAGTTGAGAGCCCACTCGGCCATGGTGACCTGGAATGTTCCTCAAGGAGATACAGTCATTGGGTATGCCATCTCACAGCAG AGGCAAGACGGTCTGATGCAGCGCTCCATCCGCGAGGTGAACACGTCGAGCCGCTGGTGTGTTCTATGGGATCTGGACGAGGACACTCACTACAGCGTGCAG GTGCAGTCTGTCGGTCCGCACGGTGACAGCCAACCCAGCCAAGCCCTCCACTTCAGGACCCTGGAAAGAACCGACCACTATCCAGCGGGAGTTCTGGACCACC ATGAGCCGGCCATGGAGGGTTTGGGTATGACGCCTCATTTGCAAACCGGAGAACTTCTCATCATCACCACCGTGTTGCTGCTTTGGGCAG CCGTCATCGCGCTATTCTGCCGCCAGTATGACATCATCAAAGATAACGACTCAAACGGGACCAGAGAGAAAGCCAAGAGACCGCTGGTCCAGACCGCTTCCTCTTACTACAACGCCTCCGCCCCGAGTTCGCCAATCTACCACAATGGCGCCGTTCGCAGCGGCAGA AACGTCCGCATgcatgattga
- the LOC131104962 gene encoding fibronectin type III domain-containing protein 4-like isoform X1, which translates to MPASCHPDPGLLLLLQLGCWMVGGTVPAAPVNVSVTQLRAHSAMVTWNVPQGDTVIGYAISQQRQDGLMQRSIREVNTSSRWCVLWDLDEDTHYSVQVQSVGPHGDSQPSQALHFRTLERTDHYPAGVLDHHEPAMEGLGMTPHLQTGELLIITTVLLLWAAVIALFCRQYDIIKDNDSNGTREKAKRPLVQTASSYYNASAPSSPIYHNGAVRSGRLHRASSSISIIRV; encoded by the exons ATGCCCGCGTCTTGTCACCCGGACCCCGggctgctgctcctgctgcagCTGGGCTGCTGGATGGTTGGTGGAA CTGTGCCAGCTGCCCCGGTGAACGTGTCCGTGACCCAGTTGAGAGCCCACTCGGCCATGGTGACCTGGAATGTTCCTCAAGGAGATACAGTCATTGGGTATGCCATCTCACAGCAG AGGCAAGACGGTCTGATGCAGCGCTCCATCCGCGAGGTGAACACGTCGAGCCGCTGGTGTGTTCTATGGGATCTGGACGAGGACACTCACTACAGCGTGCAG GTGCAGTCTGTCGGTCCGCACGGTGACAGCCAACCCAGCCAAGCCCTCCACTTCAGGACCCTGGAAAGAACCGACCACTATCCAGCGGGAGTTCTGGACCACC ATGAGCCGGCCATGGAGGGTTTGGGTATGACGCCTCATTTGCAAACCGGAGAACTTCTCATCATCACCACCGTGTTGCTGCTTTGGGCAG CCGTCATCGCGCTATTCTGCCGCCAGTATGACATCATCAAAGATAACGACTCAAACGGGACCAGAGAGAAAGCCAAGAGACCGCTGGTCCAGACCGCTTCCTCTTACTACAACGCCTCCGCCCCGAGTTCGCCAATCTACCACAATGGCGCCGTTCGCAGCGGCAGA